Proteins encoded by one window of Brevibacterium atlanticum:
- a CDS encoding solute carrier family 23 protein — MSPSRPFSSEISPAEADTSPNLFRRLFPHARADFSASIVVFLVAVPLSLGIAVASGAPITAGLIAAAVGAIVAGSLGGSRLQVSGPAAGLTVIVAEMVAQYGWRVTTLITLGAGIIQIIFGLTRLSRFAQAIPPVVVHGMLAGIGLTIALSQLNVMLGGEAETGAVDSVTALPAAIAAISWPAVILGGTVIAVMVLWPRVPAKLRVLPAALVAIIAATLLSIAFADVVRVQLGGSLLGSLSLPELPDSGLWGGVLFGMLTVALIASVESLLSAVAIERMRPGTETNTDRELIGQGTANVVSGFIGGLPITGVIVRSATNVKAGAQTRASGILHGVWILLFSIVLVGVIELIPMAALAGLLIMMGIGLVKIADMRTAYTHGELAVYVVTVICVSVLNLLEGVLCGLLLAAVLLLVRGVRSRTKLATNADGSRRLTIEGALSFLAVPRLSKTLASIPPGCDVTVVLSTDYLDHTAFEHLHAWKSKQEASAAEVTIIESGESNVGAPPGPTYHTWSEWQRTEHSTMPRRTRLLRGVAAYHENVREVMRPTMSSLAGRQEPSAMLITCADSRVVPHMITHSGPGDVFTVQNVGNLATDPGASAAIEFATSQLEVPLIAVCGHSGCGAMAGLLSGVPDSSGSLGQWLRTADPALEALRAGHPVAEASLEQGFSEADQLAMVNVALQVARLRARLPETEVLGLFYDIASAQILVLDDDEETFSPTGDYDLASTTSTRT; from the coding sequence GCCCGCAGAGGCCGACACCTCCCCGAACCTCTTTCGCCGGCTCTTTCCCCACGCTCGGGCGGATTTCTCTGCCTCCATCGTCGTCTTCCTTGTAGCCGTGCCATTGTCTCTTGGTATTGCAGTGGCTTCGGGAGCGCCCATCACCGCCGGGCTGATCGCCGCGGCCGTCGGCGCGATCGTCGCCGGATCGCTGGGAGGCTCGCGGCTGCAGGTCTCTGGTCCCGCAGCGGGCCTGACCGTGATCGTCGCCGAAATGGTCGCACAGTATGGATGGCGGGTCACTACCCTCATCACGCTCGGTGCTGGGATCATCCAGATCATCTTCGGCCTTACCCGTCTCTCCCGATTCGCCCAGGCCATCCCGCCCGTCGTCGTCCACGGCATGCTGGCGGGCATCGGCCTCACTATTGCCCTCAGCCAGCTCAACGTCATGCTCGGCGGCGAGGCCGAGACGGGGGCGGTGGATTCGGTCACCGCACTGCCCGCTGCGATCGCGGCAATCTCCTGGCCTGCCGTCATCCTCGGTGGCACGGTCATCGCCGTCATGGTGTTGTGGCCGCGAGTGCCTGCAAAGCTCAGAGTTCTTCCGGCCGCGCTCGTGGCGATCATCGCGGCGACGCTGCTCTCCATAGCCTTCGCCGATGTGGTCCGAGTGCAACTGGGCGGTTCGCTCCTCGGCTCCCTCTCGCTGCCCGAGCTGCCTGACTCGGGACTGTGGGGCGGTGTGCTCTTCGGCATGCTGACCGTCGCGCTCATCGCCAGTGTCGAGTCATTGCTTTCGGCCGTCGCGATCGAGCGGATGAGGCCGGGGACCGAGACGAACACCGACCGCGAACTCATCGGTCAGGGAACGGCAAACGTTGTCTCCGGTTTCATCGGCGGACTGCCGATCACCGGTGTCATCGTGCGCTCGGCAACGAACGTCAAGGCCGGCGCGCAGACGCGTGCCTCGGGCATCCTCCATGGTGTGTGGATCCTGCTGTTCTCGATCGTGCTCGTCGGCGTCATCGAACTCATCCCCATGGCCGCGTTGGCCGGGCTGCTGATCATGATGGGCATCGGTCTCGTGAAGATAGCCGACATGCGTACGGCATACACGCATGGTGAGCTGGCGGTGTATGTGGTCACCGTCATCTGTGTCTCCGTGCTCAACCTCCTCGAGGGCGTGCTGTGCGGCCTTCTGCTGGCCGCCGTGCTGCTGCTGGTGCGAGGCGTGCGATCGCGGACGAAGTTGGCGACGAACGCAGATGGCAGCCGCCGACTGACGATCGAGGGTGCATTGAGCTTCTTGGCAGTACCGCGCCTGTCGAAGACCCTTGCCTCCATCCCTCCGGGATGCGATGTCACGGTGGTGCTCTCAACTGACTATCTTGACCACACCGCCTTCGAGCACCTGCATGCCTGGAAATCGAAGCAGGAGGCTTCGGCGGCGGAAGTGACGATCATCGAGTCCGGGGAGTCGAACGTCGGCGCCCCGCCAGGGCCGACCTACCACACGTGGAGTGAATGGCAGCGAACCGAGCACAGTACGATGCCACGTCGAACCAGGCTGCTGCGGGGAGTGGCCGCATATCACGAGAACGTCCGGGAGGTCATGCGCCCGACGATGTCGAGCCTGGCCGGCCGACAGGAACCGAGTGCCATGCTCATCACCTGCGCGGATTCTCGGGTGGTACCCCATATGATCACCCACAGCGGTCCGGGCGACGTGTTTACGGTGCAGAATGTCGGAAACCTCGCCACCGACCCGGGCGCCTCGGCGGCGATCGAGTTCGCGACATCGCAATTGGAGGTGCCGCTGATTGCCGTCTGCGGACACTCCGGCTGTGGAGCGATGGCAGGGCTGCTGTCAGGGGTGCCTGATTCGTCTGGATCCCTTGGGCAATGGCTGCGGACTGCTGATCCCGCACTCGAGGCGCTGCGTGCCGGCCACCCGGTCGCCGAGGCGTCTCTGGAGCAGGGCTTCTCCGAAGCGGACCAGTTGGCGATGGTGAATGTGGCGCTGCAGGTCGCGAGACTTCGTGCGAGGCTGCCCGAGACCGAGGTGCTTGGGCTGTTCTACGACATCGCCAGTGCACAGATCCTCGTCCTCGATGACGACGAGGAGACGTTCAGCCCCACGGGCGATTATGACCTCGCCTCGACGACCTCGACGAGGACCTGA